Proteins from a genomic interval of Flammeovirgaceae bacterium SG7u.111:
- a CDS encoding ADP-ribosylglycohydrolase family protein: MQLKDRLKGCLICGAIGDAVGGKYEGNEINEDIDFDFDWSISDDTQLTLATCEAIFNTQKVLPEKVAARFLDWYNRRKLTGLGSSTLKALRELQVGGHWALVGRSGEFAAGNGAAMRIAPLAFKKEIDRLTIKDVSNITHKNDEAYTGALGIYYSVLHAINGNWTGEQNLISLILPDLPDTRVKDRLIELNQHSGLSILQIGQKLKATGYVVDSVPISIFAAQKIGQMEFNTIITDLIKIGGDTDTTCSMTGQIIDTLIGTEAIPSDWVSKYQSLQISELVDELAEKWKA, from the coding sequence ATGCAATTAAAGGACAGATTAAAAGGATGCCTGATTTGCGGAGCAATAGGCGACGCTGTTGGTGGAAAGTACGAAGGAAATGAAATAAATGAAGATATTGATTTTGATTTCGATTGGTCAATTTCCGATGATACCCAACTCACTCTAGCCACTTGTGAAGCCATCTTCAATACCCAAAAAGTCCTGCCTGAAAAAGTTGCCGCTAGGTTTCTCGACTGGTACAACCGAAGAAAATTAACAGGATTGGGCTCTAGCACCCTAAAAGCATTGCGCGAACTGCAAGTTGGCGGCCATTGGGCCCTAGTAGGCCGCTCAGGTGAGTTTGCCGCAGGAAATGGCGCTGCAATGAGAATTGCCCCTCTTGCTTTTAAGAAAGAGATAGACAGGTTAACCATCAAAGACGTAAGCAATATAACCCACAAAAATGACGAAGCATATACAGGAGCTTTAGGGATATACTATTCCGTTCTTCACGCCATTAACGGCAACTGGACTGGCGAACAAAACCTCATCAGTCTTATTTTACCCGATTTACCCGACACCAGAGTGAAAGATAGATTAATCGAATTAAACCAACACTCAGGCTTATCCATATTGCAGATTGGCCAAAAACTCAAGGCAACTGGATACGTGGTTGACTCTGTACCCATTTCAATTTTTGCAGCTCAGAAAATAGGGCAGATGGAATTTAACACCATCATCACCGACCTGATAAAAATAGGCGGAGATACTGACACCACTTGCTCGATGACCGGTCAGATTATTGACACTTTAATAGGCACCGAAGCAATCCCCAGCGACTGGGTGTCAAAATACCAAAGCCTCCAAATTTCAGAGTTAGTTGATGAATTAGCTGAGAAATGGAAAGCTTAG
- a CDS encoding ATP-binding protein, whose protein sequence is MPDDFIQKIIQDSYGYMWVGTQNGLVKYDGYEMEVFQIPVIDESRLDKAHTAVISVLEEAENGDIWIGTIHGELARFDRKNNRLVPFSWKPLQKNSSESEPDNENPKLTSAFADSVMRTGQVQTLLPDSDGNIWLGMGNKSGFFKVEPDASTFHQKAGEIKDVTWFTHENDRIEYRGRVFHLFEGSGGVLWALGDYGLFRFHEESMGGKVYQPVPDTAFNYVNYLIEGADWVKDSTIFTGSFDGGLQIFDIQTETFSSYTYGDSLIENSLMKKPVHNCLEVYFHQKNTNKLWVSALFLDLQPQKFWKFLTFDLRTKMFEPVEVRLASNKPNLMDWNWINSICQDRSGNLWVGGSGGLYKMAIQNSSFSLKRHNPAIKNGLSSDNVSVIFSDEKENVFFSTEKGIDRFDPESGIYTNYRYPYRIHNAKNESTALTNHNYVWDMAFGKDGYVWLAADHGLEKFNPSDGSFIQIDGLHDKVDALEKCDAVATDKKGNLWISFSGRLTYWEPETGVIKHYRYPGYQERRSFSEVITSIVVDDFNTVWLGSEGNTFYSFNPDEIPETEMATDDLFEKYEITGGKPKFVDSQGNLWARTYASGVVRINTKTKEVEQFTTEDGLAHNKTYGILEDNKGCIWIGTFHGLSCFDPQTETFQNYFQSDGLPINSITGKNPYKSKNGELFFSSFKGVLSFHPDEIIQSPITPQVVFTSFKVFGEELEVGGDSPLSQHISLTEEVQLEHWQNDLSIKFSALHFNSPEKNHYKVFLEKNDRDWRELGTERTAIYTNISPGEYVFRVKASNNDGVWNEEGISLRINIAPPWWATWSAYTSYFLIFATVLVLIYRFQIKRRLQVADMNRLKELNDFKARFYTNITHEFRTPLTVILGLTDNLVHSSASNLLDASNMIRRNARALLNLVNQLLALSKIEAGSMALQFQQGDVVAFVKYTVEPFQALTEKKKISISVDSEVKKLVMDYDPEKLNQVISNLLSNAVKFTQKGGVTVRVAKEEAWGNEYFLLSVKDSGIGITEDKLQHIFDLFYQADDATTREHEGSGVGLALAKDLIRLMGGEISVESVPNEGTEFSILLPITNEAKMMSPKEQYSTSNWTVTDVLAEVDEIEEAEVGEPEERNVALVVEDNPDLRAYLKTCLGDTYQVRLATNGVEGVEKALHFIPDVIVCDIMMPKLDGLALCKRLKQDEKTSHIPIVFLTAKATVGDRINGLNLGADAYLTKPFHKEELLVTVSRCVAIRRQLRTRYAQLGPFPSTDDLPTKVTDNFLIKLNKVIDGNLENPDFDITFLTEEMAMSRTQLHRKITSITGKNTSGYIRFHRLEKARKMLETTDLTLAEISFKVGFNEPSYFSRAYLKEYNIQPSEVRKQSKSGR, encoded by the coding sequence ATGCCAGATGATTTTATCCAAAAAATCATCCAAGATAGCTATGGATATATGTGGGTGGGCACTCAAAATGGGTTGGTAAAATACGATGGTTATGAGATGGAAGTCTTCCAAATTCCGGTGATAGATGAAAGCCGTCTCGATAAAGCACATACAGCTGTGATAAGCGTGTTGGAAGAAGCAGAAAACGGAGATATTTGGATAGGGACTATCCATGGGGAACTTGCACGTTTTGACCGGAAAAATAACCGTTTGGTGCCTTTCAGTTGGAAGCCTTTACAAAAAAACTCGTCAGAAAGTGAACCCGATAATGAGAACCCGAAGCTTACTTCTGCATTTGCCGATAGTGTAATGCGGACTGGGCAAGTCCAAACGCTCTTGCCAGATTCGGATGGAAATATCTGGCTGGGAATGGGGAATAAATCTGGTTTTTTTAAAGTAGAGCCGGATGCTTCTACATTCCATCAAAAGGCAGGGGAGATTAAAGATGTAACATGGTTTACCCACGAAAATGATAGGATTGAGTACAGAGGAAGGGTTTTTCATCTGTTTGAAGGAAGCGGTGGTGTGCTATGGGCATTGGGTGATTATGGTTTGTTCCGTTTTCATGAAGAGAGTATGGGGGGAAAGGTTTACCAACCAGTTCCGGATACTGCTTTCAACTATGTAAATTATTTAATAGAAGGAGCGGATTGGGTGAAGGATAGCACCATTTTTACTGGTTCGTTCGATGGAGGCTTACAGATTTTTGATATCCAGACAGAGACCTTCAGTTCCTATACCTATGGAGATAGCCTAATAGAAAATAGCTTGATGAAAAAGCCAGTCCACAACTGCTTAGAAGTATATTTTCACCAAAAAAACACGAACAAACTTTGGGTTTCAGCTTTGTTCTTGGATCTGCAGCCCCAGAAGTTTTGGAAGTTCTTGACCTTTGACTTGCGCACCAAGATGTTTGAGCCTGTGGAGGTTAGGCTAGCGTCGAATAAGCCAAACCTGATGGACTGGAACTGGATAAATTCGATTTGCCAAGATCGCTCGGGGAATTTGTGGGTTGGTGGCTCGGGGGGGCTGTACAAAATGGCTATTCAAAATAGTTCGTTTAGCCTGAAGAGGCATAACCCCGCTATTAAAAATGGCTTGAGTAGCGATAATGTGAGCGTGATTTTTTCGGATGAAAAGGAAAATGTGTTTTTTTCTACAGAAAAAGGAATTGATAGGTTTGATCCTGAAAGTGGGATTTATACTAATTATAGATATCCATATCGTATTCATAATGCCAAAAACGAAAGCACTGCTCTTACGAACCATAATTATGTGTGGGATATGGCTTTTGGGAAGGATGGGTATGTGTGGTTGGCGGCGGACCATGGTTTGGAAAAATTCAACCCCTCGGACGGATCTTTTATACAGATTGACGGCTTGCACGACAAGGTGGATGCCTTGGAAAAGTGCGATGCGGTGGCAACGGATAAAAAGGGGAATTTGTGGATTAGTTTTTCGGGAAGGCTTACTTATTGGGAGCCCGAAACTGGTGTGATAAAGCATTACCGATATCCGGGCTATCAAGAAAGAAGAAGCTTCAGTGAGGTGATCACTTCTATAGTGGTAGATGATTTTAATACGGTATGGTTGGGAAGTGAGGGGAACACATTTTATTCTTTCAACCCTGATGAAATTCCCGAAACCGAAATGGCGACCGATGATCTTTTTGAGAAATATGAAATTACGGGTGGGAAGCCGAAGTTTGTAGATAGCCAAGGAAATTTGTGGGCAAGAACGTATGCTTCGGGCGTGGTTCGGATCAATACCAAAACGAAGGAAGTTGAGCAGTTTACCACCGAAGATGGACTTGCACACAACAAAACGTATGGGATATTGGAAGACAACAAGGGCTGTATATGGATTGGGACTTTCCACGGGCTTTCTTGCTTCGATCCTCAAACAGAAACCTTCCAAAACTACTTTCAGTCCGACGGATTGCCTATTAACTCGATAACGGGGAAAAATCCTTATAAAAGCAAAAACGGGGAGCTGTTTTTTTCTTCTTTCAAAGGAGTTCTGAGCTTTCATCCCGACGAAATAATTCAGAGCCCCATCACGCCCCAAGTGGTTTTTACAAGCTTTAAAGTGTTTGGAGAAGAGCTGGAAGTGGGTGGAGATTCACCGCTTTCCCAACATATTTCTCTTACCGAAGAAGTTCAGTTAGAACATTGGCAAAACGACCTTTCTATAAAGTTTTCAGCCCTTCATTTTAATAGCCCAGAGAAAAACCACTACAAAGTTTTTTTGGAAAAAAATGACCGCGACTGGCGTGAACTAGGTACGGAAAGGACAGCCATCTACACAAATATTTCCCCAGGGGAATATGTGTTTAGGGTAAAAGCTTCGAATAATGATGGCGTTTGGAATGAGGAAGGGATTTCGCTACGAATAAACATCGCTCCGCCTTGGTGGGCTACTTGGTCGGCGTACACAAGCTATTTCCTGATTTTTGCAACTGTATTAGTGCTTATTTATAGGTTTCAGATCAAGAGAAGGTTACAAGTAGCGGACATGAACCGCTTGAAAGAACTCAATGATTTTAAGGCGAGGTTTTATACCAATATCACTCATGAGTTCCGCACGCCACTGACCGTAATTTTAGGGCTGACCGATAATTTGGTGCATAGCTCGGCAAGCAACCTGTTAGACGCCAGCAACATGATCCGCAGAAATGCCCGGGCTTTGCTCAATCTGGTAAATCAACTGCTTGCCCTTTCTAAAATAGAGGCAGGCTCCATGGCTCTCCAGTTCCAGCAAGGCGACGTGGTTGCTTTTGTCAAATATACCGTGGAGCCTTTTCAAGCTTTGACAGAGAAAAAAAAGATTTCGATATCGGTAGACTCAGAAGTGAAGAAGTTGGTAATGGATTATGATCCTGAAAAACTCAATCAGGTGATATCTAATTTGCTATCCAATGCAGTGAAATTTACCCAAAAAGGAGGGGTGACAGTGCGGGTCGCAAAGGAGGAAGCTTGGGGAAATGAGTATTTTTTATTGAGCGTGAAAGACTCGGGAATTGGAATTACCGAAGATAAGCTCCAGCATATTTTTGATTTGTTCTACCAAGCCGATGATGCTACTACTCGGGAACATGAGGGCAGCGGGGTCGGGCTTGCGCTTGCCAAAGATTTGATACGGTTGATGGGAGGGGAAATATCAGTTGAGTCAGTTCCAAATGAAGGAACGGAATTCAGTATTTTACTTCCTATTACCAACGAAGCCAAAATGATGTCACCTAAGGAACAGTACAGCACAAGCAACTGGACAGTGACGGATGTGCTGGCCGAAGTGGACGAGATAGAGGAGGCAGAAGTTGGGGAGCCAGAAGAGCGGAATGTTGCTTTGGTGGTGGAAGATAATCCCGATTTGAGGGCTTATTTGAAAACATGTTTGGGTGATACGTATCAGGTCAGGCTTGCCACCAATGGGGTAGAGGGGGTTGAAAAAGCGCTACATTTTATTCCAGATGTGATTGTTTGTGACATCATGATGCCAAAGCTGGATGGACTAGCACTGTGTAAACGACTGAAACAAGATGAAAAAACCAGCCATATTCCCATAGTGTTCCTAACAGCAAAAGCTACAGTCGGAGACCGGATAAATGGCTTGAATTTGGGGGCTGATGCGTACCTCACAAAGCCTTTCCACAAGGAAGAGCTGCTGGTGACCGTTAGCCGATGTGTAGCTATAAGGCGGCAGTTGCGTACCCGCTATGCCCAGCTTGGTCCTTTTCCAAGTACCGACGACCTACCTACTAAAGTGACGGATAATTTCCTCATCAAACTCAATAAGGTGATAGATGGAAACTTGGAAAACCCTGATTTCGATATTACTTTCCTGACCGAAGAAATGGCGATGAGTCGTACCCAGCTTCATAGGAAAATCACTTCGATAACAGGGAAAAATACTTCGGGCTATATCCGTTTCCATCGCCTAGAAAAGGCTAGGAAAATGCTGGAAACTACAGATCTCACTCTAGCTGAAATATCTTTTAAGGTAGGTTTCAACGAACCAAGCTATTTTAGTCGGGCTTATTTGAAAGAATACAATATTCAACCTTCTGAAGTGAGGAAGCAGTCAAAAAGTGGAAGGTAG
- a CDS encoding RNA polymerase sigma factor: MENRKYLEPNKSVIEGCLAGSRKAQFEVYSLYSKAMFNVCMRIVNNTEEAEDILQEAFLSAFKNIKSYKWEAAFGAWLKRIVVNYSINHIRKRKLEVVSMEESNPVEKVEETPPDYELELTVEKVRNAIQLLPDGYRVVFSLYLLEGYDHGEIAEILNITESTSKSQYNRAKKKLRELIAA; the protein is encoded by the coding sequence TTGGAAAACAGAAAATATTTAGAACCAAACAAGTCCGTGATAGAAGGCTGTTTGGCTGGCAGTAGAAAAGCACAGTTTGAAGTTTATAGCCTTTATTCAAAGGCAATGTTCAATGTTTGCATGCGTATAGTCAATAATACCGAAGAAGCAGAAGACATTTTGCAAGAAGCTTTTTTGAGTGCTTTCAAGAACATAAAAAGTTATAAATGGGAAGCTGCTTTTGGTGCTTGGCTCAAGCGGATAGTCGTAAACTATTCCATCAATCATATTAGGAAAAGAAAACTGGAAGTGGTTTCTATGGAGGAAAGTAACCCTGTAGAAAAAGTGGAAGAAACTCCACCAGATTACGAACTAGAACTGACAGTGGAAAAAGTAAGAAATGCTATCCAACTGTTGCCCGACGGCTATCGGGTCGTGTTTTCGCTCTACTTGTTGGAAGGCTACGACCACGGAGAAATTGCGGAGATCTTGAACATTACCGAATCGACTTCTAAATCGCAGTACAACAGAGCCAAAAAGAAACTAAGAGAGCTTATTGCCGCATAA